The Exiguobacterium acetylicum genome includes a window with the following:
- a CDS encoding Na+/H+ antiporter subunit E, with translation MAFQVLLNLFLAFLWMFLSNNFSASGFVIGYALGLIAMFAFRRGFKGRFYLGPVIALVLLFFRFLYELVVANIDVLKIILKPKLDIQPGIFAYETELDQPWQITLLSMLITLTPGTLVVDISDDNKTLYIHALHMPEVDEAVASIRDSFEKAILEVSR, from the coding sequence ATGGCATTTCAAGTCTTGCTCAACTTATTTCTTGCATTCTTGTGGATGTTTCTCTCAAACAATTTCTCGGCCTCCGGTTTCGTCATCGGCTATGCACTAGGTCTGATTGCGATGTTCGCTTTCCGCCGCGGCTTTAAAGGTCGTTTTTATCTCGGACCCGTCATCGCACTCGTCTTGTTGTTTTTCCGCTTTCTCTACGAACTGGTCGTCGCGAACATCGATGTTCTAAAAATCATCTTAAAGCCGAAGTTAGATATTCAGCCTGGTATCTTCGCCTATGAGACGGAACTCGATCAACCGTGGCAAATCACGTTGCTATCGATGCTGATCACACTGACTCCCGGGACACTCGTCGTCGATATCTCAGACGATAATAAAACACTCTATATTCATGCACTCCATATGCCAGAAGTCGATGAAGCGGTCGCATCGATTCGTGACAGCTTCGAGAAAGCCATTCTGGAGGTGAGTCGGTAA
- a CDS encoding Na(+)/H(+) antiporter subunit F1 translates to MLGLFYRVIKGPSVADRVIALDSIGISLISIVGLVSIILRTSDYLEVILLIGILAFIGTVAFSKYIEKGEIIERDRNQ, encoded by the coding sequence ATGCTCGGTCTATTTTATCGGGTCATCAAAGGACCGAGTGTCGCGGATCGGGTCATCGCCCTTGATTCAATCGGTATCAGTTTGATTTCAATCGTTGGTCTGGTCTCAATCATCTTACGAACGAGTGACTATCTAGAAGTTATCCTCTTAATCGGGATTCTTGCCTTTATCGGTACCGTTGCCTTTTCGAAATATATCGAGAAAGGAGAGATCATCGAACGTGATCGCAATCAATGA
- the mnhG gene encoding monovalent cation/H(+) antiporter subunit G: MIAINELIVAIFALLGMGFSLVTALGLIRLPDLYTRAHAASKSATLGVMSILIGVIIYFVTEDGFFSSRVLLGILFVLITAPIGGHLIARAAYYSNVPLWKSSVRDDLSKNKEHVEPKKRQDDV, translated from the coding sequence GTGATCGCAATCAATGAATTGATCGTCGCGATCTTCGCCTTGCTTGGGATGGGATTTAGTCTCGTTACCGCGCTCGGTCTGATTCGCTTACCCGATCTTTATACCCGTGCTCATGCAGCCTCTAAAAGTGCGACATTAGGTGTGATGTCGATCTTGATCGGCGTCATCATCTACTTCGTCACGGAAGATGGATTTTTCTCTTCTCGTGTCCTACTCGGTATTTTATTCGTACTGATCACGGCACCGATCGGTGGTCATTTAATCGCTCGTGCCGCATATTACAGCAATGTCCCCTTATGGAAATCATCCGTGCGTGACGATTTATCTAAGAATAAAGAACATGTAGAACCGAAAAAACGCCAAGATGACGTATGA